One window from the genome of Acuticoccus sp. I52.16.1 encodes:
- a CDS encoding urease accessory protein UreE: MIRAHTLLPAGEGVPALTVRLGYDDRFRRRLVVESVEGERVLFDLAEATRLRGGDRLALDDGRILAIEADPEDVVDITAPDAATVTRLAWHLGNRHTPTAVLGGTLRIRRDHVLEAMVQRLGGTVHPLRAPFDPEVGAYHDGGGHGHHHHDDASDDHHGDHPHGHASHRPHSHPHD; this comes from the coding sequence ATGATCCGTGCCCACACCCTGTTGCCCGCGGGCGAGGGAGTGCCGGCACTGACGGTGCGCCTCGGTTACGACGACCGCTTCCGCCGCCGTCTGGTGGTGGAGAGCGTGGAGGGCGAGCGCGTGCTGTTCGATCTCGCCGAGGCGACGCGCCTGCGCGGCGGCGACCGTCTGGCGCTCGACGATGGGCGCATCCTCGCCATCGAGGCCGACCCGGAGGACGTCGTCGACATCACCGCACCGGATGCGGCCACCGTCACGCGCCTTGCCTGGCATCTGGGCAACCGCCACACGCCGACCGCCGTCCTCGGGGGCACGCTGCGCATCCGCCGCGACCACGTGCTGGAGGCGATGGTGCAGCGGCTCGGCGGCACGGTCCACCCGCTGCGCGCGCCGTTTGACCCAGAGGTCGGCGCCTATCACGACGGCGGCGGCCATGGCCATCATCACCACGATGATGCGTCTGACGACCACCACGGCGATCACCCGCACGGCCACGCCTCCCACCGCCCGCACAGCCACCCGCATGACTGA